The following are from one region of the Lacinutrix sp. Bg11-31 genome:
- a CDS encoding cold-shock protein, whose protein sequence is MSKGTVKFFNEAKGFGFITEEGVDKDHFAHISGLIDEIREGDEVEFDLQEGNKGLNAVNVKVI, encoded by the coding sequence ATGAGTAAAGGAACAGTTAAATTTTTCAACGAGGCGAAAGGATTTGGATTCATCACAGAAGAAGGTGTAGATAAAGATCATTTTGCACACATTTCAGGATTAATTGATGAGATTAGAGAAGGAGATGAAGTTGAATTTGACCTTCAAGAAGGAAACAAAGGATTAAACGCAGTTAACGTAAAAGTTATCTAA
- a CDS encoding MoxR family ATPase: MEEQINNEASENLEFKNRIDVSELQETVHKIKKELKKVIVGQKDMMDLLIVSLLANGHALIEGVPGVAKTITAKLLSRTMNIDFSRIQFTPDLMPSDILGTSVFNAKTSDFEFKKGPIFSSMILIDEINRAPAKTQAALFEVMEEKQVTIDGKTYKMEEPFIVLATQNPIEQEGTYRLPEAQLDRFLFKINVGYPTAEEELEIIIREQALENTTKIEKIEEIITAAEIKKYRALVNQINIEENLLKYISSIVVNTRSNSFLYLGASPRASIAILKASKAFSAIEGRDFVTPEDIKKAAVPVLQHRVIVTPEREMEGLTSKQIIEQIIEAVEIPR; encoded by the coding sequence ATGGAAGAACAAATTAATAATGAAGCTTCAGAGAATTTAGAATTTAAAAACAGAATAGATGTCTCTGAATTGCAAGAAACTGTTCATAAAATAAAAAAGGAATTAAAGAAAGTTATTGTTGGTCAAAAAGACATGATGGACCTTCTAATTGTATCTCTTTTAGCAAATGGACACGCTTTAATTGAAGGTGTTCCAGGCGTTGCAAAAACTATAACTGCTAAATTATTATCTAGAACTATGAATATAGATTTTAGTAGAATTCAATTTACACCAGATTTAATGCCATCAGATATTTTAGGAACCTCTGTTTTTAATGCAAAAACTTCAGATTTCGAATTTAAAAAAGGCCCTATCTTCTCTAGTATGATTTTAATTGATGAAATTAATAGAGCTCCAGCAAAAACACAAGCAGCACTGTTTGAGGTTATGGAAGAAAAGCAAGTTACTATTGATGGTAAAACCTATAAAATGGAAGAGCCTTTTATTGTTTTAGCAACACAAAACCCAATAGAACAAGAAGGTACGTATAGGTTACCAGAAGCACAGTTAGACCGCTTTTTATTTAAAATTAATGTAGGATATCCAACTGCAGAAGAAGAATTAGAAATTATTATTCGAGAACAAGCTCTAGAGAATACTACCAAAATAGAAAAAATTGAAGAAATAATTACTGCTGCCGAAATTAAAAAATATAGAGCCTTAGTCAATCAAATAAACATAGAAGAAAATTTACTAAAATACATTTCTAGTATAGTGGTAAATACAAGGTCTAATTCGTTTTTATATTTAGGAGCATCACCAAGAGCAAGCATAGCTATTTTAAAAGCATCTAAGGCATTTTCTGCTATAGAAGGAAGAGATTTTGTAACACCCGAAGATATTAAAAAGGCAGCAGTTCCTGTGCTACAACACAGAGTAATTGTAACACCAGAAAGAGAAATGGAAGGTTTAACAAGTAAACAAATTATTGAACAAATTATTGAAGCAGTAGAGATTCCTAGATAA
- a CDS encoding RDD family protein gives MKTLQIKTAQIVNVNFAMANAGERLLAFIVDNVIKFAYIYFAITFFDFQLIEDTFNDDQWSIRALDVLIFLPITFYSLYSEILLNGQTIGKKLLKIKVINIDGFKPSIADYAIRWFLRVIDFNFFSLIFVYIASLGLDTNDELLIFIFLIGKLVGFLLILFTKKNQRFGDIMANTVVVSLKDDAKFSDTILEKITDTYKPAYPAVIKLSDNDARIIKDTFKTATKLNDYKTLIKLRSKIIEVTGIKSSHQNDKEFIDVILKDYNFYTQSM, from the coding sequence ATGAAAACACTCCAAATAAAAACAGCACAAATTGTAAACGTCAATTTTGCAATGGCTAATGCTGGTGAACGTTTGCTAGCCTTTATAGTAGATAACGTTATAAAGTTCGCTTATATCTATTTTGCTATTACTTTTTTTGACTTTCAACTCATAGAAGATACCTTTAATGATGATCAATGGTCTATAAGAGCATTAGATGTTTTAATCTTTTTACCAATAACTTTTTATTCTTTATATTCTGAAATTTTACTAAACGGTCAAACAATTGGGAAGAAGCTACTTAAAATTAAAGTGATAAATATTGATGGCTTTAAACCTTCTATTGCAGATTATGCCATTAGATGGTTTTTAAGAGTTATTGATTTTAATTTTTTCTCATTAATCTTTGTTTATATAGCTTCTTTAGGTCTAGATACTAATGATGAATTACTGATTTTTATCTTTTTAATTGGAAAACTTGTTGGTTTTTTATTGATACTATTTACTAAAAAAAATCAACGCTTTGGAGATATTATGGCAAATACAGTAGTTGTTTCTTTAAAAGATGATGCTAAGTTTTCGGATACTATTTTAGAAAAAATAACAGATACTTATAAGCCAGCTTATCCTGCAGTTATTAAACTATCGGATAATGATGCCAGGATAATAAAAGACACTTTTAAAACGGCAACTAAACTTAATGACTATAAAACTCTTATTAAGTTACGTTCCAAGATCATTGAGGTTACAGGAATTAAATCTTCACATCAAAATGATAAAGAATTTATAGATGTTATTTTAAAAGACTATAATTTTTATACGCAAAGTATGTAG
- a CDS encoding EamA family transporter: MWMYLGLLAALFLGLHNLCKKHAVQGNEVFPVLLGTVSSGFLFVSTFYLLSIFYPGYAQEKGYNFQDIAWRVHGFIFIKSAIMASSWILAYQALKHLPLTIVTPIRSAGPFFTFIGAIVIYKESPNAYQWVGFFLIIFSVILYSKIGKKEGINFKRNKWIFAIIAATFLGASSGLYDKFLIQNLSLNPQTLQFWFCFYTIIILLVILSITWFPYAAKRKAFKFRWSIVAVGVLLVAADYFYFKALQDPEALIMLLSAIKRSQLIIAVVIGGIVFKEKNKRKKLVPLAGIMLGVFLILYSN; this comes from the coding sequence ATGTGGATGTATTTAGGCTTATTAGCCGCACTTTTTTTAGGGTTACACAACTTATGCAAGAAACATGCAGTACAAGGAAACGAGGTGTTTCCTGTGCTTTTGGGTACTGTATCTAGTGGCTTTTTATTTGTGTCTACATTTTATTTACTCTCTATATTTTATCCAGGATATGCACAAGAGAAAGGCTATAATTTTCAAGATATAGCTTGGAGAGTGCATGGTTTTATTTTTATAAAATCTGCTATAATGGCGAGTTCGTGGATTTTGGCGTACCAAGCTTTAAAGCATTTGCCATTAACTATTGTAACTCCAATACGTTCGGCTGGACCATTTTTTACTTTTATTGGAGCAATTGTAATTTATAAGGAAAGCCCTAATGCTTACCAATGGGTTGGGTTTTTCTTGATTATATTTTCGGTGATATTATATTCTAAAATTGGTAAAAAAGAAGGTATAAACTTTAAACGTAATAAATGGATATTTGCCATTATTGCAGCCACTTTTTTAGGTGCTTCTAGTGGTTTATACGATAAATTCTTAATACAAAACTTAAGTTTAAATCCGCAAACCTTACAATTCTGGTTTTGCTTTTATACCATCATTATTTTATTGGTTATTTTAAGTATTACTTGGTTCCCATATGCTGCAAAACGCAAAGCGTTTAAATTTAGATGGTCTATTGTTGCTGTTGGTGTGTTGTTAGTAGCCGCAGATTACTTTTACTTTAAAGCATTACAAGATCCTGAGGCTTTAATTATGTTACTATCTGCTATAAAAAGGAGCCAGTTAATAATTGCAGTGGTTATTGGAGGCATCGTGTTTAAAGAGAAAAACAAGCGGAAGAAACTAGTGCCTTTAGCAGGAATTATGCTTGGTGTATTTTTGATTTTATATTCTAATTAA
- a CDS encoding type IX secretion system membrane protein PorP/SprF codes for MKKFTLYIVLFISSLSYTQELNLPVFTQYLADNDFIISPTYAGIGDNLRIRANGLTQWVGIKNAPDNQALYADFRIANQSGVGISLYNDKNGNTRQKGIKFSFAHHIVLDYKSQQYLSFGLSYNINSFRIDIENFEGTEEMPIVDPSITDDRAINNSNFDVGLLYRYKMFYLSLNANNILEKDIDNFTGIEPSKLLNYQGYAGYIIQTAKNTEIEPSVFYQRYNNDGRSSTDLNFKYRKFNRSGDYYWIGASYRFLNDQALKPLNIGPMAGVMKKGFYLGYSYQITINDLSGFNSGTHALTIGIDFLQGMSDCPCTKGTSWRKYRGAGLNKKN; via the coding sequence ATGAAAAAATTCACACTATATATCGTTCTTTTTATTTCTTCGTTAAGTTACACACAAGAACTAAATTTACCTGTCTTTACACAATACTTGGCAGATAACGATTTCATTATTTCTCCGACTTATGCAGGCATTGGAGACAATTTAAGAATTAGAGCAAACGGATTAACACAATGGGTAGGTATTAAAAACGCACCTGATAACCAAGCATTATATGCCGATTTTAGGATTGCTAATCAATCGGGTGTTGGAATATCCCTTTATAATGATAAGAACGGAAACACACGTCAAAAAGGAATTAAATTCTCTTTTGCGCATCATATCGTTTTAGATTATAAATCGCAACAGTATTTATCTTTTGGCTTGTCTTACAACATTAATAGTTTTAGAATTGATATCGAAAACTTCGAAGGTACCGAAGAAATGCCAATTGTAGATCCAAGTATTACAGACGATCGCGCTATTAACAACAGTAATTTTGATGTTGGCTTGCTGTATCGCTATAAAATGTTTTATTTGAGTTTAAATGCTAACAACATTCTAGAAAAAGATATTGATAACTTTACAGGAATAGAACCTAGTAAACTATTAAATTATCAAGGGTATGCTGGCTATATTATTCAAACTGCAAAAAACACAGAGATTGAGCCATCTGTTTTTTACCAACGTTACAATAACGATGGTCGCTCTAGTACAGATCTAAATTTTAAATATCGAAAATTTAATCGTTCTGGAGATTATTATTGGATAGGTGCTTCGTATCGTTTTTTAAACGACCAAGCCTTAAAACCTTTAAATATAGGGCCAATGGCTGGTGTTATGAAAAAAGGCTTCTATTTAGGTTACTCGTACCAAATAACCATTAACGATTTATCTGGATTTAATTCTGGAACACACGCACTTACTATAGGTATAGACTTTTTACAAGGTATGAGTGATTGTCCTTGTACAAAAGGTACCAGTTGGAGAAAATACAGAGGAGCAGGTTTAAATAAAAAGAATTAA
- a CDS encoding DUF805 domain-containing protein: protein MKWYLHCIKNYTNFSGRARRSEYWMFLLFNILIVIALSYLSSIINEVLDSDNFIFIPFVYILLIIVPHFAVVVRRLHDINKSGTYWFVRFIPLVGPIWLLVLLVEDSSIGVNKYGRNPKKEIDENSIDLIGKE, encoded by the coding sequence ATGAAATGGTATTTACATTGCATTAAAAATTACACAAATTTTTCTGGTAGAGCAAGAAGAAGTGAGTATTGGATGTTTCTATTATTTAATATTCTTATAGTAATTGCTTTATCTTATTTATCAAGTATTATTAATGAAGTATTAGATTCAGATAATTTCATCTTTATTCCTTTCGTTTACATATTATTAATAATTGTCCCACATTTTGCTGTTGTAGTAAGAAGGCTGCATGACATTAACAAATCAGGAACGTATTGGTTTGTTAGGTTTATTCCATTAGTTGGCCCTATTTGGCTATTAGTATTATTGGTTGAAGATAGTTCTATTGGTGTAAATAAATATGGTAGAAATCCTAAAAAAGAAATCGACGAAAATTCTATTGATTTAATTGGTAAAGAATAG
- a CDS encoding DUF805 domain-containing protein: MNWYLKVLKQYTDFSGRARRTEYWMFFLFNVLISIVINIIVIAGEMPSLSIIDTIYSFAVLIPGIAVGVRRMHDVGKSGWYLLIPIYSLILACTDSEAGSNKWGENPKQIGNDDAIDLIGKE; the protein is encoded by the coding sequence ATGAATTGGTATCTAAAAGTATTAAAACAATATACAGACTTTAGTGGAAGAGCAAGACGAACAGAATATTGGATGTTCTTTTTATTTAATGTATTAATTTCAATAGTAATTAATATAATTGTTATTGCTGGAGAAATGCCTTCTCTTAGCATTATAGACACCATATATTCATTTGCAGTATTAATTCCTGGAATTGCAGTTGGAGTAAGACGTATGCATGATGTTGGAAAAAGTGGATGGTATTTATTAATTCCTATTTATAGTTTAATATTAGCTTGTACAGATAGTGAAGCAGGATCTAATAAATGGGGAGAAAACCCTAAGCAAATTGGTAACGATGATGCTATCGATTTAATTGGTAAAGAATAA
- a CDS encoding DUF58 domain-containing protein, with product MKHYYNSLFLNNRFFYILAVIAVLFVIGFFAPLFSYISKVLLLILSLLVLVDVFILFKNKNGIKVKRFLPERLSNGDANKITLQIKNKYSFLSHLSIIEELPFQFQKRDFIFDLKIPSKQDKTIHYDVKPTQRGVYNFGHINIYASTPLQLATKKYVLGKEKELKCYPSFLKLRDFNFKAFTDATISYGTKKVRRIGHSLEFEQIKEYVSGDDIRTLNWKATAKRNQLMINQYVEEKSQPVYSIIDKGRAMQMHFNNISLLDYAVNATLAISNVILRKQDKAGMLSFSKKLEDIVVAEQRNSQMNLISEALYNIKTDFSESDFSSLYAVVKRKITNRSLLILYTNFETMDGLNRQLSYLRALAKNHLLLVVFFKNTELESVINSKSDNIQDVYDTIIAEKFMHEKKRIVSALKKYGIQSVLTEPQNLTGDTINKYLELKSRGLF from the coding sequence TTGAAACACTATTATAATTCTTTATTTTTAAACAATAGATTCTTCTACATTTTAGCTGTTATAGCTGTGCTATTTGTAATCGGTTTTTTTGCTCCACTGTTTTCTTATATTTCTAAAGTATTACTATTAATTTTATCTCTTTTAGTATTGGTAGATGTGTTCATTCTTTTTAAGAATAAAAATGGTATTAAAGTAAAACGTTTCTTACCCGAAAGATTATCCAATGGAGATGCTAATAAAATTACGCTTCAAATTAAAAACAAGTATTCATTTTTAAGTCATTTATCAATTATTGAAGAACTTCCTTTTCAATTTCAAAAGCGAGATTTTATTTTTGATTTAAAGATACCTTCCAAACAAGATAAAACTATTCATTACGATGTAAAACCAACACAAAGAGGTGTTTATAATTTTGGACATATCAATATTTATGCTTCTACTCCGCTTCAGTTAGCAACAAAAAAATATGTTTTAGGTAAAGAAAAAGAACTAAAATGTTATCCTTCATTTTTAAAGCTAAGAGATTTTAATTTTAAAGCATTTACAGACGCTACAATTTCATACGGAACAAAAAAAGTAAGAAGAATTGGGCACTCCTTGGAATTCGAACAAATTAAAGAATATGTTTCTGGAGATGATATAAGAACTCTAAACTGGAAAGCTACAGCGAAACGTAATCAATTAATGATTAATCAATATGTGGAAGAAAAATCGCAACCTGTATACTCTATTATCGATAAAGGTCGTGCCATGCAAATGCATTTTAATAATATTAGCCTCTTAGATTATGCCGTAAACGCAACATTAGCAATTAGTAATGTGATTTTACGAAAACAAGATAAAGCTGGTATGTTATCATTTTCTAAAAAATTAGAGGATATTGTAGTTGCAGAACAAAGGAATTCACAAATGAATTTAATTTCTGAAGCTTTATATAATATAAAAACAGATTTTTCAGAATCAGATTTTAGTAGTTTGTATGCCGTTGTAAAGCGTAAAATAACCAATAGAAGCTTACTAATTTTATATACAAACTTTGAAACAATGGATGGTTTAAACAGGCAACTCTCCTATTTAAGAGCCTTAGCGAAAAATCATTTACTGTTAGTTGTATTCTTTAAAAACACAGAATTAGAATCTGTAATTAATTCTAAATCAGATAACATACAAGATGTTTATGATACTATTATTGCTGAAAAATTTATGCACGAAAAAAAGAGGATTGTAAGCGCCTTAAAAAAATATGGTATACAATCTGTTTTAACAGAACCACAAAACTTAACAGGAGATACTATAAACAAATATCTAGAATTAAAGTCTAGAGGTCTTTTTTAA
- a CDS encoding cold-shock protein, whose protein sequence is MSKGTVKFFNEAKGFGFITEEGVDKDHFAHISGLIDEIREGDEVEFDLQEGNKGLNAVNVKVI, encoded by the coding sequence ATGAGTAAAGGAACAGTTAAATTTTTCAACGAGGCGAAAGGATTTGGATTCATCACAGAAGAAGGTGTAGATAAAGATCATTTTGCACACATTTCAGGATTAATCGATGAGATTAGAGAAGGAGATGAAGTTGAATTTGACCTTCAAGAAGGAAACAAAGGATTAAATGCAGTTAACGTAAAAGTTATCTAA
- a CDS encoding acyl-CoA desaturase, with translation MVIKTIIMLSLFTVPLALLSSGLVTATWQLFTLYILSGFGMAGIGMGVMHDAIHGSYSKNKNVNKLLSYSFNLIGGDATVWRIQHNVLHHTYTNIDHADDDLNAPFFLRFSPHAKHYKSHQYQHLYIWFFYGISTISWITTKDFVRLKRYRDMGFLNKKNEYKKALISMTAWKLAYYTYAIVLPMVLLPFAWYTILLAFICMHFVTGLLVSTVFQVAHIMHDNTFPLPDEDGAMNNNWYAHQFATTCNFAPKSKFLFWLLGGLNYQVEHHVLPDVCHVHYQNLAEIVKETAIEFGMPYHVKKSFFQAIVDHTKTLKQLGKKDMVIAIGEMIQE, from the coding sequence CAACTTGGCAATTATTTACTTTATATATTCTTAGTGGATTTGGTATGGCAGGTATTGGTATGGGTGTTATGCATGATGCAATCCATGGCTCGTATTCTAAAAATAAGAACGTGAATAAACTATTAAGTTATTCTTTTAATCTTATTGGAGGTGATGCAACTGTTTGGAGAATACAACACAATGTTTTACACCATACATATACTAATATTGATCATGCAGACGACGATTTAAATGCACCTTTTTTTCTTAGGTTTTCACCACATGCAAAACATTATAAGTCTCACCAATACCAACATCTTTATATTTGGTTTTTCTACGGCATTTCTACTATATCGTGGATTACGACGAAAGATTTTGTGCGTTTAAAACGCTACAGAGATATGGGGTTTTTAAACAAAAAGAACGAGTATAAGAAAGCATTAATTAGCATGACTGCATGGAAACTTGCTTATTATACTTATGCTATTGTGTTACCAATGGTTTTATTACCATTTGCTTGGTATACTATATTATTAGCCTTTATATGCATGCATTTTGTTACAGGCCTTTTGGTAAGTACTGTTTTTCAAGTTGCACATATAATGCATGATAACACTTTTCCGTTGCCAGACGAAGATGGTGCTATGAATAATAATTGGTATGCGCATCAATTTGCAACTACGTGTAATTTTGCTCCTAAAAGTAAATTTCTATTTTGGCTTCTAGGTGGTTTAAACTATCAAGTAGAACACCATGTATTGCCAGATGTTTGCCATGTACACTATCAAAATTTAGCAGAAATAGTAAAAGAGACTGCAATAGAGTTTGGCATGCCTTACCATGTTAAAAAATCATTTTTTCAAGCAATTGTAGATCATACTAAAACACTTAAACAATTAGGAAAGAAGGATATGGTAATTGCAATAGGAGAAATGATACAAGAGTAA
- a CDS encoding stage II sporulation protein M, which yields MREVAFIKQNKEKWLEFEQRSSNKEKKSPDDIANLHIKIMNDLVYAQTYYPKSKVTTYLNKLAKTSFNIVYHTKRRDKNVFLNFFFDTIPLLAYKHRKYIYISFIFFFLCFFIGLLSTFNDDTFARQVLGNEYVDLTLENIENGDAMAIYKGGSNWGTFIGIYDNNQRVGLNMFLSGLFVGIGTGFYIVYNAIMVAVFQAFFYQHNSFFDSLKGIWIHGTYEIFGMIIEAAAGYIIGASILFPGTLKRLESFKIGVREAFYIFISTIPFTIIAAFLEGYVTRYSNKMPVIFCFIIISFSLISISYYYLILPFKVAKKHGLR from the coding sequence ATGAGAGAAGTCGCTTTTATAAAGCAAAATAAAGAAAAATGGCTTGAATTTGAGCAAAGAAGTTCGAATAAAGAAAAAAAAAGCCCAGATGACATAGCAAATTTGCACATTAAAATCATGAACGATTTAGTGTACGCGCAAACGTATTACCCTAAAAGCAAGGTTACTACCTATTTAAATAAGTTAGCAAAAACTAGTTTTAATATTGTTTATCATACTAAAAGAAGAGATAAAAATGTTTTTTTAAATTTCTTTTTTGACACCATTCCACTTCTCGCTTATAAACATAGAAAATACATTTACATTTCGTTTATTTTTTTCTTCCTATGTTTCTTTATTGGATTATTATCTACGTTTAACGATGATACTTTCGCAAGACAAGTTTTAGGAAACGAATATGTAGATTTAACTTTAGAAAACATTGAAAATGGCGATGCCATGGCCATTTATAAAGGAGGTAGTAATTGGGGAACTTTTATTGGCATATACGATAACAACCAGCGTGTTGGTTTAAACATGTTTCTTTCTGGTTTATTTGTTGGAATTGGTACAGGATTTTACATTGTATATAATGCTATAATGGTTGCTGTTTTTCAAGCCTTCTTCTATCAACACAATAGTTTTTTCGATAGTTTAAAAGGCATATGGATTCATGGTACTTATGAAATTTTTGGAATGATAATAGAGGCAGCTGCAGGTTACATTATTGGAGCTAGTATATTGTTTCCTGGTACTTTAAAAAGGTTAGAGTCTTTTAAAATTGGAGTTCGAGAGGCTTTTTATATATTTATTAGCACCATTCCATTTACTATTATTGCTGCGTTTTTAGAAGGCTATGTTACTAGATATTCTAATAAAATGCCTGTGATTTTTTGTTTCATAATTATTTCATTTAGTTTAATTTCCATTAGTTATTATTATCTAATCCTACCTTTTAAGGTAGCAAAAAAACACGGGTTAAGATAA
- a CDS encoding redoxin domain-containing protein, whose translation MNNQPIQHIQVKDLDGIAVDLIKIYKNKVLLLIIYNNDCLGCTGRAIPLAYEFQQKHPSIVVAGIHANFINREGTKANIKSVFTSGENPFPIFIDEQHKVYDQFNAEGTPQWLLITEKGELFRSIFGSQENAKNRLYYALESVVGNE comes from the coding sequence ATGAATAACCAACCAATACAACACATACAAGTTAAAGATTTAGATGGTATTGCTGTAGATTTAATAAAAATCTATAAAAATAAAGTGTTGCTACTTATTATTTATAATAACGATTGTTTAGGTTGTACAGGTCGCGCTATACCATTGGCTTACGAGTTTCAACAAAAACATCCATCTATTGTAGTAGCAGGTATCCATGCCAATTTTATAAACAGAGAAGGAACAAAAGCAAACATTAAAAGTGTTTTTACTAGTGGAGAAAATCCATTTCCAATTTTTATAGACGAGCAGCACAAAGTTTACGATCAGTTTAATGCAGAAGGCACACCACAATGGTTACTAATTACAGAAAAAGGAGAACTGTTCCGATCTATTTTTGGGTCTCAAGAGAATGCGAAAAATAGATTATATTATGCGCTAGAGAGCGTTGTAGGAAATGAATAG